In Paenibacillus dendritiformis, the DNA window GGGCAAAATCGCGGTAGCCGGCTATTTTGGCTATCGAAGAGTAGACAAGAACGGTGCAAAGAATAGCGGTCAAGAACGATTCAAGATTCATAGCCTCTCCCTTTCAGCAATATTCTTTTCTTCTTTATAGCAATCTTTGATAATTCAATTTTCATATAAAAATTATAATCGGAATGCAACTAGGTGAATATAGGAGTAAACAACGATGTTTGATACTTTTCCACGCTCGTTGAATACAAAAAAGGATGCCCCGTCATCATCCGATAACCGCAGGGACATCCCGTGAATAAAGTTTATTGTCCTATCTCATGCAAAGGCGGAGGCCGATTTCGTTCTGCCGCGAGCGGACAAGGCCTGTTCACTCACATTGCCGAAGGCATCGATCGCGTGAACTTCGATGGAATAGCCATGTTCCGGCTCCAGTTCCGTCAATGTCAGTTGAAGCTTCTCCGGCATCGGGTGAAGATAGAATTCCGAATAAGCGAAGCACTGCGCAAGCTGTGTTCCGGTCTCTTCATCCGACAGCGTAATCCGGTAGGAATGAACCAGTTCATTATCTTGTGCCTGGTCGAACACGATCGCGATCGAATCCGAGGCCGCAAGCTCCTCTTTGATATGAATTTCCGCATCCGCCGGGAAACAGGGCGCTTCCCGATCGCGCTCATCCGTATACGCGAAAGCCTCCGGAATTACTGGCACCGGCACCACCCAAGCGTCTCCGATCTCCCGTTGATGCGCAAAGTCAAGCCGCGAAATCGCAACCTTGTCCTCGTGCACTTCAACCAGACAACCTTGGCTGAACTTCTCATGTCCCGGCGGCAGATTGCCTTGAAGCTTGCCGCGCTCTACTTCCATATAGCTAATTGAAGCGGTGCCCACGGACGTGAAGCGCTTCTGATGGATGCTGCGCGGATCGTTCAACGGGTAATGAGAATGCCCGGAGAACGTAATGACCTGAGGATATGGATCCAGCGCGGCCATCAGCTCGCCGATATTTTCCAGGATGCCCCATTCCTGGCTGCCGTACACCGTGTCCTTCAGATGCTGATGAAGGAAGACGAAGATCGGCCGTTCAGGCGCATCGGCGGCCGCTTCCTCCAGCTGCCGCTTGAGCCATTCGATCTGTTCGAGGGAGAAGTAGCCATGGGTCGGCTTATCCTCTGTCGCCAGCACGATAAAATGATAGCCCTGGATAACGCGGTGATAGTACATCGCCTCCATGCCTGTCATATCCAGAAAGCGCGCTTGCGCTTCCTTCGCCGGCAGATCGTTCCAATAATCATGATTTCCGATCGCAATAAGCAATTCCGCTCCGTCCTGCTTATGCTTGCGAAGCGTATCCATATGGCGCTCATATTCCTCAATGGTGCCATTGTTCGTCAGGTCGCCCACGATGACGAAGGCGTCCTGCTGCGGCGCGCGCGCATTCAAGTACCGCAGCGCTTGCTCGTACCTATGGATAGACTCGTCGCCCGTCGGCGCGATATGCACATCGCTTATGACCGGGAAGACGAGACGAGGGGTAGATTGAACAGCTGCCATCAGACGTTCAGCTCCTTTTTGTTCAACGCTGGTTCAGCTTCAGTCTACTCCTTTCTTGTCCCGTTGAATATGGATTTTTGCTGCCTAACGCATAGAAATTCGGAACTCCCTGTGCCGTGCGGCTGCAAAAAAGGTAGCTGCCCCATAGGCAGCGCGCAACGGTGAGGGGCAAGAAGGACGGCAGAGAATATAAAGACGGGAAAAGCGGCGGAATATGGACAAGGCAGTGAAACGAGGCACTGGGATGAGGCACTGCGACGAGCTAGTTAAATAAAATCCTGCGTGAATACAGTAATTTACGCTTTTTAAACCGATATTTTAGAAATTGCTGCAAAAACCAGGCTGTTGAGAAACCACTGTTTTTTACGAAGGGGTGGAGATGGTCCATTTTCCTCATCCAGACATTGGCTCTCAGCGCGTCTTAAATCGAGTTTTTTACCGGGAGAAGAGATCCATCGCAGGTGAAAAGTCCCATAAACTGCTCATTGCCCTGATTGGATGCTGGGGGGTATCATCGCCTTCAGGAAGCATTATCGGCCTGCTGGAAGCATCGTTGCCTCCTGGGGCTTGGACGTGCGGAGGAAATTGCTGCTATTTTACAGGAATTTCGGCTTCATGAGTCCACCTCCCGGGGAAATGCTGCAAATCTACATCATTTTAGGCCTTTTTGCTTCAAGCCGATGCGAAACCGGGGAAATTCCTGTCATTTTGCAGGATTCCCTTTCTGGAAAAGTCGTCCCTATCGAATTGCTGTATTTATGCAGGATTTCGCTTACCGAATCGGCGTGTCCCAGGAAATGGCGCCGTTTTCAGGCCGGTGGAATTATCCATTTTCCTACTCATAACTTCTTTCTCAACAGCCTGAAAAACGCCTTATTTTCGCCGTTTTTTGCTTTGCCTCCATTGTAAAGGTGAAAATTGATGCCGTTGTGCAGGATTTTCGGCAACGAACGAAACGCCGTTAGGGAATATTGTAATTTTGCAGTTTCTCGGCAAGTCGAGCTTGGAGAATGAGAGGGGCTGTCTCACTCTAGCTAAAAATAACTTCGGAGACAGCCCCTTGCGGATCGGGTTAGATGACTTTTTTGAGCTTGCGCACATAGTTCGCGCGGATAAAGATGAAGTAGATCACTTGAATCGCCAGGAACGAACCAAGGACAATCGCGGATTCCTTCACCAGACTCATGCCGAACGTGTTCTGCAGCGAGTTCAGCGCGACAGCGCCGTGTACGATAGCGACGACAATCGGAACGAAGAACAACAGCCCAATCTGGGTGGACACAATCTTCGACAGTTCCCCTTCCGTCAGTCCCAGCTTGCTGATGGCCCGGTACTGCACCGTATCCTGATCCAGATCGGAATACAAGCGCAAGTACAGGAAGCTGCCGGCGGCGACGAAAAATACCGCCCCGATGAACAGTCCGGATAAATAAATCTGGCCGAAGCCCTGGTTCACATCGTTCAGCATCAGCGCTCTGGAACTGAATAAATAATTGCCGGCCGGGTCGCCCAATTGCTTCTTCAGCTGCTTCGCCACGGCCAGCGTCGATTGCCAGTCCTCAATCAGATACGTATAAATCATGTCATCTCTCTCGGATGCCGGCAAGCTCTGGAACGCCGCGTCGGACAAGACGATGACTTTGCGCCCGCCCGCATTTTGGGTGATCGCTTCCGGCATCGCTTCATTGGCCGTCACCGCGAACGTCTGGTCCGCACCGAATGCAACCGACGTTTCCTCGCTTTTCTCCTGCTCGATGTTCATCGGATTGACCTGATAGAACAGATGCGCTTCCTCGTCGCGCAGGGCGAGATTTGTCTTCATCAGCTGATTATAGTCGGACACGCGAATCACCTGATAGGACTTCTCCGTTTTCGTATCCTCGGCGAACTTCGCCGGGAAGACGACAGCCTCGTAGCTGATTCCCGCCTTGTTCAACGACTGCTCGATCAGCTCGGCATGCTTCGCCTCCAGCTTGTTGCCCGAATGCGATTCGTATCTCATGACCGGAGATCCGGATGTCGCCATATTGGTGAACACGGCCTTCAGGCCGACGAGCGTGCCGATCGCCGTGAAGGCGACCGTCGAGATAATGGCGACGAGGAAGAACATGCGGGCATTGTCCTTCATTCGGTAAGCCAGATCCGACAATGTAATCAGATTGGTGCCGCGGCGGTACAATTTTTTGGTCTTCAATCGGTTAATCATGTACACGCTAAGCTGCGTGAACAGGAAGTACGTCCCGATACTGACGACCGTGGCGACAGGCAGCAGCGCGAAAATGACGAGTACGCCTTTGACCCACATGGCAACGCCGTAGCCTAACGCCAGCAGGAAGACCGCGAGGAACGCAAGCCAGCGGGACGCCTTCGGCTCCGGCTTCGGCTTCATCGTTCCCTTCAGCAGGTCGATAAGCGAGCTGCTGCGCAGAATCGTCGCGGTGAACAGCGAGATGATCAGGAACAGCAGCACGAATGCCCCGCCCGACAGCGCGATCGCCTTCACCGGGAAGTAGAACGGGAGCGGCTGTTCCAGGTTCAGAACCGAGGAGCTCATCAGGAGCAGCCATTTCGACAAGGCGAGACCCGCTCCGATGCCGGATAGGGTTGCGCCCAGGCCGATTACAATATTTTCCGTAAAGACGAGCCGTCTCAGCTGCATATCGGACATGCCGTGCATGATGCAGATGCCGAATTCTTTTTTGCGGGATTTCAAGAACGAACTCATCGAATATAAAATGAAGAAAAACGTAAACAGATAGATGATATATTGGGCGACATCCATTCCCGCTTGCGCGCCCGCGCCGTAATTGCCGTTGCCGCTGAAATCGAGCGCCGGATGAAGCGCCAGCATCGAATAGACGAAAAAGATCATGACGGAGAACGCGCAGCTGAAGAAATAGCCCGCGTACAGCCGTTTGTTGCGAAATACGTTTTTAAGCGCGAACTGGCGAATATTCATCCCGCGTGCCTCCTATTGATGACAAGATATCCATGATGCCCTGGAAAAAGATCTGGCGGCTTCCCGTCTTGTGCAGTTCCTGATACAGCGTGCCGTCCTTGATGAAGATGACCCGGTCGCAGTAGCTTGCCGCCTGCGCGTCATGCGTAACCATCATCATCGTCACGCCCTCTTCCTTGTTCAATCTTTCCAGCGTCTGCAGCACGTCCTGGGCGGATTTGGAATCGAGGTTCCCTGTCGGCTCGTCGGCCAGAATCAGCTTCGGCTGGTGGATGACCGCCCGCGCGATCGCCGTGCGCTGGCATTGGCCGCCGGAGATCTCGTACGTCCGCTTGTTGAGGATGCTCGTAATCCCGAGCTTCTCCGCAATCGCGTTCACCCGTGCATCCTGCTCCTTGATGCCGATGCCGTCCAGGGCAAGCGGGAAAATAATGTTCTCCTTGACCGTCAGCGTCTGCAGCAGGTTGAAATCCTGGAACACGAAGCCGAGCTCGCGCCGGCGGAACAGCGCCAGCTTCCGCTTGCTCAGCTTGTTCATCTGCTCATTGCCGACATAGACTTCGCCGGAGGTCGGCTTGTCTATCGTGGAGACGACGTTCATCAGCGTCGTCTTGCCGCTCCCGGACGGCCCCATCACGCCGACGAATTCCCCCGTGTTCACCTTCAGATTCAAATTGGTCAGCGCCTGATAGGACTGCTTGCCTTCATATACTTTGGATACGTTCCTAACTTCCAGCATGGGTAACTTGCACGCTCCTTCGCAATCGTTTTGTTGCTTTTACTGTAAGCCGAAACGGGGAATCGAGCCATTCTTCTTCCTTACGCCAAGCTTTCGTTATTGTAACAATTCCCTGTCACCCTATTTCTTCAACAAAAAAGAGCATGTCTCTCGCATGGACATGCTCCTTCTGGCAAGGATATTTGCGCCTCGTCGAGGAAGAGCCGCTCTTTATCTGTCCTTCCGCTTCGATCGGGTGAGCGACAAGCCGCCGAATCCGCCGAGCAGGGCAAGGTAGAAGCCGAGATCATACCACCACCCGGTATTGTTCCCTTCATAGATGCGATATTCGCCGTTGATCGCACCGAGGATCAGCGAGATTGGAGCAATCCAGCCGTGCCAGATGCCCCAGAAGAAGCCTGCCGGCTTCGCGGGCGTATAGGTCCCGTCTCCCGGCACGCACCCGCTCAGCATGCCCGTCAGGAGCAAGAGCAGGACAACCGTTCCCACGGCTCTTCCTGCGCTTCTTCTCCCCGCTGCCCGGCGCAGCCGGCTCGTCTGCCGCCCTGCCTGTTCTGATGCTTTCATCATTCATTCCTCCCGTCGCATCATCATGCTTATGTTCCTCTCTTTATTCTTATGTTCCCCTTTCGGGCCGCAGCCGAATCAACGGCATGGGAGTGCCTTCTGCCCTCGAGTCAGACGGCCGGGAACCGGGGGGCCGCACATCGCCAATCCAAAAACCGTTCCAGTCATTGCTTTTGCTCCTAGCGTGTGGTATGCTAGGTTCCCATTTTCCAGCAATATGATCATTCTTAGGAGGTAACTGAAAGTGACTGACACGTTTCAAAGTGCCTATCAAGAAGAGCAGCACCATCTTGATGCGACACTCCGGGAGATCCGGAAGCAGTATGAAGCACTGCGGCAAGTTCCCGTCTATAAGGGAGATGACTTTACCGAGCAAGTATTGGAAGACAATCGCGAGCAGCGCCGGCAGAAGCTGCAGCGGGCTGCCCGCGAGCCTTATTTCGGGCGCCTCGACGTCCGCGAAGGAAGCCGCGAACAGGTGATTCCGCTCTACATCGGGAAGCAGGGAGTCGACGCCGGCGAGAGGCGGGAGCAGGAAGCCTCCACGCCGGGCGCGGATTCCTATCCGCTCGTCATCGATTGGCGCGCTCCCGTCGCCAGCCTGTTCTACTCCTTCACGGGCGGATTGGAGCCCGCATCCTATGAGGCGCCGGAGGGGACGATGACGGCGGAGGTTCACTTGAAGCGGAATCTTGTCATCCGCAACGAACAGCTCCTGCGGGTAGTCGATACGTTCGACCGCGAGCAGGGAGAGGAGAGCGTGACCGACGAATTCCTCGTCTACCGCTTGGGCGAGAACAAGGATAACAAGCTGCGCGACATTGTCTCGACCATTCAATCCGAGCAGGATGCGATTATCCGCGCGCCGAAGAACAAGGCGCTATTCATCCAAGGGGTCGCGGGCAGCGGCAAGACGACCGTCGCCCTGCATCGGCTCGCCTACTTGCTCTATCAGTATCAGGATCAGATTCATGCCGAGCGCATGATTATTTTTGCGCCGAACCGCATGTTCCTCGACTATATCGGGGAAGTGCTGCCCGAACTGGGCGTCGGCAATATCCAGCAGCGCACCTTCGCCGATTGGGCGCTGGAGCTGATCGGGCTGGAGGAACGCGTGCAGCTCGCCTCGCCGATGGACGAGATCGAACAATGGTACGGCTCCCTCGCGGAGCGGCCGCTCGACAGCAGCGGCAGCCCGGGACGCTTCAAGGGCTCGCTGGAATGGATGCGGCGGCTGGACGAGTTCGTCCGGCATTGGGTGGAGCGGGCGATACCGGAAGAAGACTTCATCCCATGGGAAGGCGGCTTGCTTCCGCACGCGACGATCGCGCACTGGTTCCGGCAGGAGTACCGCTCCTATGAACCGGCCAAGCGGCTGGAGCGCGTGGCGGCCCGCATGCAGCGCTGGCTGGAGATGGAGCTGAAGCAGGAGCCGATCAGATCCCGCCAGCAGGAGAAGAAGCGCAAAGGCTCCGCCAAATTGAAAGCGTATCTGAAGCGCTGGTCCAAAGCGGAGGTCATGGAAGTGTACAAGCAGCTCCTCCAGGACGATGCGTATGCCGGCCACCTCCCGTCCGCCGTAAGGAAGCAGACGCTGGCGAGCTTGAAGCGCGGCATCGTAAGGCAGGAGGATGTGGCTACGCTCGTCTGTCTCCACCTGCTGCTTCATGGCGTGAGTTCCGGCCAGCGGTTCGATCACGTCGTCATCGACGAAGCGCAGGACTTCTCTCCGCTTCAGGTCGCCCTGCTCGACCGGCTCGCGAAGAGCCACTCGTTCACGATCTTGGGCGACCTGTCCCAGGGCATTCACGCCTATGCCGGCATCGAAGACTGGCAGGAGATGCGCAGCGCCTTCGCCGGCGAAGATACGGCCTATCACGCCTTGACGCGAAGCTACCGTTCCACGATGGAGATTATCCACTTCGCCAACGCCATCCTGAAGCGCGGCGTGAAGACGACCATGCTCGCCGAGCCGGTATTCCGCAGCGGGAACAAGGTCCGCATACGGCATATGGCCCCCGGGCAGACCGCTTCCTGGGCGGCCGGCGAACTGGAGCGCCACCGGGAGCAGGGCTACCAGACGACGGCGATTCTGACCCGCACGACGGAGGAAGCGCGCGAATGGCACGAGCGGCTGCGGACGCTGGGTGCCGAAGCGCATCTCATCGACGGCCGGCAGCAGCAATATTCGGGCGGCATCTCGGTCCTTCCGGTCTATCTGTCGAAAGGGCTTGAGTTCGATGCCGTCATTCTGCTCCATGCCAATGACACCCATTACGGCATGAGCCCGTTGGAAGCGCGGCTGATGTATGTCGGCTGCACGCGCGCGCTCCATCAGCTGACCCTGTGCGTGGATGGCGTCATCAGCCCGCTGCTTCCGCAGTCGGATGATGAATGGACCATGCATGAGCATTCGTAATCAAGCGCAGAGGCCGCACCGCAAGGAGACGGTTGCGCGCTCGCGGGCCGGCCTTAGACAGCCAAGAGCTATCCAACGCTCTTGGCTGTTCTGCATTAGCCGGGCATGCTATCGGCGGCTACCGGAACAGCCTCACCTGCTTGAACTGCAGCACGCAGGTCGTCCCTTCATCCGGCCGGCTGTAGTAGGATACTTTGCCGTTCATCGCCTTCATCAATCCGATGACGACCATCAGCCCCAAGCCGGTCCCCTTCTCCTTCGTCGTATAGAACGGCATGCCGATGCGCTTGATCTGACTCTCGCTCATGCCGACCCCGGTATCCTTGATGTGAATGTGGACGCCTTCGTTGTCGGACCATGTCGTCACGGTCAGCTCGCCGCCGCTTGGCATCGATTCGACGGCATTCTTCATAATGTTCAGCAGACATTGCTGCAGCTTTTTCGATTCTCCCGACACATAGCGCGGGCATTTGGTCAGATGCTGGGTGTTCACCTTCACCTCGGACAAGGCGCACAGCGGCGCGA includes these proteins:
- a CDS encoding HelD family protein, translated to MTDTFQSAYQEEQHHLDATLREIRKQYEALRQVPVYKGDDFTEQVLEDNREQRRQKLQRAAREPYFGRLDVREGSREQVIPLYIGKQGVDAGERREQEASTPGADSYPLVIDWRAPVASLFYSFTGGLEPASYEAPEGTMTAEVHLKRNLVIRNEQLLRVVDTFDREQGEESVTDEFLVYRLGENKDNKLRDIVSTIQSEQDAIIRAPKNKALFIQGVAGSGKTTVALHRLAYLLYQYQDQIHAERMIIFAPNRMFLDYIGEVLPELGVGNIQQRTFADWALELIGLEERVQLASPMDEIEQWYGSLAERPLDSSGSPGRFKGSLEWMRRLDEFVRHWVERAIPEEDFIPWEGGLLPHATIAHWFRQEYRSYEPAKRLERVAARMQRWLEMELKQEPIRSRQQEKKRKGSAKLKAYLKRWSKAEVMEVYKQLLQDDAYAGHLPSAVRKQTLASLKRGIVRQEDVATLVCLHLLLHGVSSGQRFDHVVIDEAQDFSPLQVALLDRLAKSHSFTILGDLSQGIHAYAGIEDWQEMRSAFAGEDTAYHALTRSYRSTMEIIHFANAILKRGVKTTMLAEPVFRSGNKVRIRHMAPGQTASWAAGELERHREQGYQTTAILTRTTEEAREWHERLRTLGAEAHLIDGRQQQYSGGISVLPVYLSKGLEFDAVILLHANDTHYGMSPLEARLMYVGCTRALHQLTLCVDGVISPLLPQSDDEWTMHEHS
- a CDS encoding ABC transporter permease, producing the protein MNIRQFALKNVFRNKRLYAGYFFSCAFSVMIFFVYSMLALHPALDFSGNGNYGAGAQAGMDVAQYIIYLFTFFFILYSMSSFLKSRKKEFGICIMHGMSDMQLRRLVFTENIVIGLGATLSGIGAGLALSKWLLLMSSSVLNLEQPLPFYFPVKAIALSGGAFVLLFLIISLFTATILRSSSLIDLLKGTMKPKPEPKASRWLAFLAVFLLALGYGVAMWVKGVLVIFALLPVATVVSIGTYFLFTQLSVYMINRLKTKKLYRRGTNLITLSDLAYRMKDNARMFFLVAIISTVAFTAIGTLVGLKAVFTNMATSGSPVMRYESHSGNKLEAKHAELIEQSLNKAGISYEAVVFPAKFAEDTKTEKSYQVIRVSDYNQLMKTNLALRDEEAHLFYQVNPMNIEQEKSEETSVAFGADQTFAVTANEAMPEAITQNAGGRKVIVLSDAAFQSLPASERDDMIYTYLIEDWQSTLAVAKQLKKQLGDPAGNYLFSSRALMLNDVNQGFGQIYLSGLFIGAVFFVAAGSFLYLRLYSDLDQDTVQYRAISKLGLTEGELSKIVSTQIGLLFFVPIVVAIVHGAVALNSLQNTFGMSLVKESAIVLGSFLAIQVIYFIFIRANYVRKLKKVI
- a CDS encoding ABC transporter ATP-binding protein — its product is MLEVRNVSKVYEGKQSYQALTNLNLKVNTGEFVGVMGPSGSGKTTLMNVVSTIDKPTSGEVYVGNEQMNKLSKRKLALFRRRELGFVFQDFNLLQTLTVKENIIFPLALDGIGIKEQDARVNAIAEKLGITSILNKRTYEISGGQCQRTAIARAVIHQPKLILADEPTGNLDSKSAQDVLQTLERLNKEEGVTMMMVTHDAQAASYCDRVIFIKDGTLYQELHKTGSRQIFFQGIMDILSSIGGTRDEYSPVRA
- a CDS encoding metallophosphoesterase family protein translates to MAAVQSTPRLVFPVISDVHIAPTGDESIHRYEQALRYLNARAPQQDAFVIVGDLTNNGTIEEYERHMDTLRKHKQDGAELLIAIGNHDYWNDLPAKEAQARFLDMTGMEAMYYHRVIQGYHFIVLATEDKPTHGYFSLEQIEWLKRQLEEAAADAPERPIFVFLHQHLKDTVYGSQEWGILENIGELMAALDPYPQVITFSGHSHYPLNDPRSIHQKRFTSVGTASISYMEVERGKLQGNLPPGHEKFSQGCLVEVHEDKVAISRLDFAHQREIGDAWVVPVPVIPEAFAYTDERDREAPCFPADAEIHIKEELAASDSIAIVFDQAQDNELVHSYRITLSDEETGTQLAQCFAYSEFYLHPMPEKLQLTLTELEPEHGYSIEVHAIDAFGNVSEQALSARGRTKSASAFA